In a genomic window of Methanosarcina horonobensis HB-1 = JCM 15518:
- the queC gene encoding 7-cyano-7-deazaguanine synthase QueC: protein MKAITLLSSGLDSVAALAIAAESMKIEMAITFDYGQRAVQREIEYSRKICEYFGIEHRVIRLDWLGEITHTSLVNRNEEVPSLSFEDIDEAAPAAITENSAKAVWVPNRNGVMLNIAGSFAESRGCDYIVVGFNGEEAGTFPDNSLDYVHAMDHAFSYSTQNGVHVLAPLIELGKTEIVKRALEAKAPLEYSWSCYHGEDTPCGECESCMRRARAFKNSGVKDPLLERLGV from the coding sequence ATGAAAGCTATAACCCTCCTGAGCAGCGGACTTGATTCTGTCGCAGCACTTGCGATCGCAGCAGAGAGTATGAAAATTGAGATGGCAATTACTTTTGACTACGGGCAGAGAGCCGTGCAGCGGGAAATAGAGTATTCCCGGAAGATTTGCGAATACTTCGGAATAGAGCATAGAGTAATCAGGCTGGACTGGCTTGGAGAAATAACACACACATCCCTCGTAAACAGGAACGAAGAAGTCCCTTCTCTCTCCTTTGAAGATATCGATGAAGCTGCCCCTGCCGCAATTACTGAAAATTCTGCAAAGGCAGTCTGGGTCCCGAACAGAAACGGGGTTATGTTAAACATTGCAGGAAGCTTTGCCGAAAGCAGGGGCTGTGATTACATAGTGGTTGGCTTTAACGGGGAAGAAGCCGGAACTTTTCCTGACAACTCCCTTGATTACGTACATGCAATGGACCACGCTTTTTCTTACTCCACACAGAACGGAGTGCATGTACTGGCTCCCCTAATCGAACTGGGGAAAACTGAAATTGTCAAAAGGGCTCTTGAAGCAAAAGCTCCCCTTGAATACAGCTGGAGTTGCTATCACGGTGAGGATACTCCGTGCGGAGAGTGCGAGAGCTGCATGCGCAGGGCAAGGGCATTTAAAAACTCAGGTGTAAAAGACCCGCTTCTTGAAAGGCTTGGGGTCTAA
- a CDS encoding hydantoinase/oxoprolinase family protein: MHYSLGIDAGGTYTDAVIIRDSDGEIVDSNKALTTYPDPLAGIKKVIDGLNKEYLENIKLVSVSTTLSTNTILEGNGFPVALILIGDHPLEKELPTGHVLFARGGHNHNGEEVSSLDLESIEKFALNVKDKVSAFAISSYFSTRNPEHELKVRDSILKLTGLPAVCGHELSQQLGAYERAITAFLNAQLIPITRQFVKSIIADMTERGINARLLMLKCDGSVIGIRDALQKPIETIFSGPAASLVGASYLSGLQTCAVVDVGGTSTDISSICMGVPDLSDEGAVVGGWKTRVRAIRMETTATGGDSHVWIVGRELFLGPRRVIPLAVAAVQYPDFLNNLKRTPMPAREDLGENIQPTKFFVRSGYNAGELSKAETEVLEVIGDEPVSVHEIKALIRKDLHPQTLDSLIKKRLVQAIGFTPTDALHVLDEYTAWNEEASRIGAERLARLMRMTPGEFCTAVKKRVARNMALHLLSYILQGVPYTAVEKILDGNYPAKFKLEIPVVLLGGPVRAHRKELEEFIDAEILVPEHAEVGNAVGALAGKGIKRVEILIRPASLMSPDKDFLVFVPGSRLRFDVYTEALSAAIEIGKKLVTDYMKDCGLSGNQVEVSIEKKTISPDGWNHPPMETNLLVMGVGMRGLPS; this comes from the coding sequence ATGCACTATAGCCTTGGGATTGATGCTGGAGGCACTTACACCGATGCAGTGATTATAAGGGATTCGGACGGGGAAATTGTAGACTCAAACAAAGCCCTGACTACCTATCCTGACCCACTTGCCGGCATCAAAAAGGTAATTGATGGGCTTAATAAGGAATACCTCGAAAACATAAAGTTGGTGTCAGTCTCCACCACACTGTCCACAAATACAATACTTGAAGGAAACGGGTTTCCCGTAGCCCTGATCCTCATAGGGGACCATCCTCTTGAAAAAGAACTGCCGACAGGGCATGTGCTCTTTGCAAGAGGAGGACATAACCACAATGGAGAAGAAGTGTCTTCTCTTGACCTGGAATCTATTGAGAAATTTGCTCTGAACGTAAAGGATAAAGTATCGGCTTTTGCCATATCCTCCTATTTCAGCACACGCAACCCTGAACACGAACTTAAAGTAAGAGACTCCATACTGAAGCTTACCGGGCTGCCTGCGGTTTGCGGGCATGAGCTATCACAGCAACTTGGAGCTTATGAAAGGGCAATAACAGCTTTTCTTAATGCCCAGTTAATTCCCATAACCAGGCAGTTTGTGAAGTCCATTATTGCAGATATGACAGAAAGAGGAATTAATGCAAGGCTACTTATGCTAAAATGCGACGGTTCGGTAATTGGGATAAGGGATGCCCTTCAAAAACCAATAGAAACAATCTTTTCAGGCCCTGCAGCAAGTCTTGTAGGAGCCTCTTACCTTTCGGGGCTACAAACCTGCGCAGTTGTGGATGTCGGGGGGACAAGTACGGATATCTCCTCAATCTGCATGGGAGTCCCTGACCTCAGCGATGAAGGGGCAGTTGTGGGCGGCTGGAAGACAAGGGTCCGGGCAATCAGGATGGAAACAACAGCTACAGGCGGAGACAGCCATGTTTGGATCGTGGGCAGGGAGCTCTTCCTCGGGCCGCGACGAGTTATACCTCTCGCGGTAGCTGCAGTCCAGTATCCGGATTTTTTGAATAACCTCAAAAGGACACCCATGCCTGCAAGAGAAGATCTGGGAGAAAATATCCAGCCCACGAAATTTTTTGTCAGGTCAGGCTACAATGCAGGCGAGCTGAGCAAAGCTGAAACAGAAGTTCTTGAAGTAATCGGAGACGAGCCTGTTTCCGTGCATGAGATCAAAGCTCTTATCAGAAAGGACCTTCACCCTCAGACACTGGATTCCCTTATCAAAAAGCGCCTCGTTCAGGCAATCGGCTTTACGCCAACCGATGCTCTGCATGTGCTCGACGAGTATACAGCCTGGAACGAAGAAGCTTCCCGTATAGGGGCAGAAAGGCTTGCGAGGCTCATGCGAATGACACCCGGGGAGTTCTGCACCGCCGTAAAAAAGAGGGTTGCGAGGAATATGGCACTTCACCTCCTCTCATACATCCTGCAGGGAGTGCCGTATACAGCCGTTGAAAAAATCCTGGACGGAAACTACCCCGCGAAGTTCAAGCTCGAAATCCCTGTTGTCCTGCTAGGAGGCCCTGTAAGAGCTCACAGGAAGGAACTCGAAGAATTCATAGATGCTGAAATTCTTGTTCCCGAGCACGCAGAAGTAGGAAATGCAGTAGGAGCTCTTGCAGGAAAAGGCATTAAAAGAGTGGAGATTCTGATCAGGCCTGCAAGCCTGATGTCTCCTGACAAGGATTTCCTGGTTTTTGTCCCAGGCAGCAGACTGAGATTCGATGTATACACAGAAGCCCTGAGCGCCGCAATCGAAATTGGAAAAAAGCTTGTTACGGATTATATGAAAGACTGTGGCCTCAGCGGAAACCAGGTTGAAGTTTCTATCGAGAAAAAGACAATTTCGCCTGACGGCTGGAACCATCCTCCTATGGAAACAAATCTACTTGTAATGGGAGTAGGGATGCGAGGGTTACCTTCCTGA
- a CDS encoding alpha/beta hydrolase — MEEGAFNMVQSTRPQSLAYGLNDSPVGLAAWILSFMNAGVSIDLEERFTKDELLTNIMIYWVTETINSSIRIYYEMAHAMPSPNRGQRSKVPAAVAHMPLDAPLPREWAERNVNLKRFTGMPRGGHFSAWEVPELYAKDLQEFFGEFRK, encoded by the coding sequence ATGGAAGAAGGAGCCTTTAATATGGTCCAATCTACCAGGCCGCAAAGCCTTGCTTACGGTTTGAACGACTCCCCGGTCGGTTTGGCGGCCTGGATATTGAGTTTCATGAACGCAGGGGTTTCTATAGACCTTGAAGAGCGCTTCACCAAAGACGAACTGCTTACCAATATTATGATCTACTGGGTAACCGAGACTATCAATTCCTCTATTCGCATATACTATGAGATGGCTCATGCGATGCCGTCACCAAATCGAGGGCAGCGCAGCAAGGTTCCTGCGGCAGTGGCACACATGCCATTGGATGCTCCATTGCCTCGCGAATGGGCTGAACGCAATGTGAATCTGAAACGTTTTACAGGAATGCCCCGTGGCGGTCATTTTTCTGCGTGGGAAGTGCCTGAATTGTACGCAAAAGATCTGCAGGAATTCTTTGGCGAGTTTCGTAAATAA
- a CDS encoding DUF366 family protein has translation MKCIILPEKFDYDGSQISSLWAYNSFGVQEDSIIVFRGACDVKIEHMIDLEDRRANESIWSEDMVSFIIEHFDSTDLKLIYARQRLFTAIVREYLAGLGIHTSREGDDLFLEGKKLTVSIASTSAVSQKIHFGINASHKVYGNLKEAGIEDNESIVKLMTKIGEAYLREFEDIEKDLRKSRPIGVV, from the coding sequence ATGAAATGTATTATTTTACCGGAAAAATTTGATTACGACGGGAGCCAGATTTCTTCCCTCTGGGCTTATAACAGCTTCGGAGTGCAGGAAGATTCCATTATTGTTTTCAGAGGTGCATGTGACGTAAAAATAGAGCACATGATCGACCTTGAAGACCGGAGGGCAAACGAGTCTATCTGGTCTGAAGACATGGTGAGTTTCATAATAGAACACTTCGATTCCACTGACCTGAAATTGATCTATGCACGCCAGCGTCTTTTTACCGCGATTGTAAGAGAATACCTTGCAGGGCTTGGAATCCATACATCAAGGGAGGGAGATGATCTATTTCTTGAGGGAAAGAAGCTGACAGTATCAATTGCCAGCACCTCGGCTGTTTCCCAGAAGATTCACTTCGGCATAAATGCCTCTCACAAGGTTTATGGAAACCTGAAAGAAGCCGGAATAGAAGACAATGAGAGTATTGTGAAACTGATGACGAAAATAGGGGAAGCTTATCTAAGGGAATTTGAGGATATCGAAAAGGATCTCAGAAAATCCCGGCCTATCGGGGTTGTGTAA
- a CDS encoding S-layer protein domain-containing protein — translation MKTKKNLYSMFLASTAVVLCLITVSSSASAAFSTSGSVEIRGPVYNASDIDYVIDTQGDGETTTIDATQFAAFYYDHNNNIATESLSIKDVEGTTIGEYGLVYQTKIQNTSYKFESWGEYPIIGLFGEPYVPLKPADPSKFAKLILDNNDTYTLGNSDLLDFGQGYTLEVKQIDIEGDRVWLEFDKDGEYVDDQIIATDSGSGTWTCKLDNIQDENNVSVLRVHVKKIFQDTVNSVTEIDGLWLIDYANAVDIQSSDEFSKINNVSINGKVISENDLKYNITIENVNYSYSDSADGWDTYPVVSLFGNKYVPLKPADVGKLAKLVLDSNNTYTVNTGDIIDLGEGYTLRVKRVDIDGENVWLELNKDGVYVDDQIFGIDFGYNDGTWTCKLDDIQGENNVPVLKVHVRYFPQGSINGVIKIDGLWLIDYANAVDIYSSNEFGKLNNVSIDGATLCISNKYAFTLTRDSEQEIAKGIYFKVADTPVSLLRFYSFKQITDLGAYEIRGQVASGANDQNWDARNFAGFYYDFDNNVATESLSVSNISGNVIGKNGLVYNTSVTETAYQYENAYNVYSNWGTYNVICLFGEQYVPLKPTDASKLFKLILDSNNRYTLKTGDVLYLGAGYTLEVKQIDVDGEKIWLEFDKDGQYVDDRVVSVMGDYNILEIKLDNIQGENDVTVLKVHFKRLFQDTVNNIAEIDGLWLIDYANILNIEPGNEFGELNNIKINGNTLTISNDNDFTLTRGSDVEITEGFYFKVANSSAAELRYYPFIKKIVLENSSKVTPVTDFCTNVTSGYAPLSVQFTDHSQNAIAWDWNFGDGSLSIEHNPVHTFTADGTYTVNLVASNENGTASKTATITVWKESFSRSSSGGSGGGRVSPEPVKNVKAKELSQVFITNGNPVKFDFTKNATSIVYLSFNSKKTVGKTTAFIEMLKNKSTLTPDAPAGEVYNFLNIWVGNSGYATSNYIENATVCFKVEKSWMWDKGIDQSSIVLNRYNDTKWNKLPTTLLREDDNHLYFIAETQGFSPFAITGKTTPKKIDTEIKSQTEDIKENTASAVSDIEQKPVDEENTSIFGTAHAPGFEMIYGVAGLLAVFLHKRK, via the coding sequence ATGAAAACTAAGAAAAATCTATACTCAATGTTTTTAGCTTCAACAGCTGTTGTTTTATGTTTAATCACTGTTTCATCCTCGGCTTCAGCAGCTTTTTCCACAAGTGGTAGTGTTGAAATCCGTGGCCCTGTGTATAACGCTTCTGATATCGATTATGTTATCGATACACAGGGTGACGGTGAAACCACTACAATAGACGCCACTCAATTTGCAGCTTTTTACTATGACCATAATAACAATATTGCAACTGAATCTCTCTCCATTAAAGATGTTGAAGGTACTACTATTGGAGAATACGGTTTAGTCTATCAAACAAAGATACAGAATACTAGTTACAAGTTTGAGTCATGGGGTGAATATCCTATTATCGGTCTATTTGGAGAACCATATGTCCCGCTCAAACCTGCTGACCCTAGCAAGTTTGCTAAGCTCATTCTTGACAATAATGACACATACACTCTCGGGAACAGCGATTTGCTTGACTTCGGTCAAGGCTACACTCTTGAAGTTAAACAGATCGATATTGAAGGTGATAGAGTATGGCTCGAATTCGATAAAGACGGGGAATATGTAGATGACCAGATCATAGCAACTGATTCTGGCAGTGGCACATGGACTTGTAAGCTTGATAATATCCAGGACGAAAATAATGTTTCTGTCCTGAGAGTTCATGTCAAAAAGATCTTTCAAGATACAGTAAACAGCGTTACTGAGATCGATGGTCTTTGGCTCATTGACTACGCAAATGCCGTAGATATCCAGAGCTCTGATGAGTTCAGCAAAATCAACAATGTTTCCATAAATGGAAAAGTGATTTCTGAGAACGATCTTAAATATAATATCACCATCGAAAATGTTAACTATAGCTATTCAGATTCAGCTGATGGCTGGGATACATATCCTGTTGTCAGTTTGTTTGGAAATAAATATGTCCCACTCAAACCTGCTGACGTTGGTAAACTTGCCAAGCTTGTTCTTGACAGCAATAACACGTATACAGTCAACACCGGCGATATAATTGACCTAGGTGAAGGTTATACTCTCAGAGTTAAACGGGTGGACATTGACGGTGAGAATGTCTGGCTTGAACTCAATAAAGATGGAGTATATGTGGATGATCAGATATTTGGAATTGATTTTGGCTATAATGATGGCACTTGGACTTGTAAACTTGATGATATCCAAGGTGAAAACAACGTTCCTGTCTTGAAAGTCCATGTCAGGTATTTTCCCCAAGGTTCAATCAATGGCGTTATCAAGATCGATGGCCTCTGGCTCATTGACTATGCAAACGCTGTTGATATTTATAGTTCTAATGAATTCGGCAAACTCAATAATGTTTCCATTGACGGCGCCACACTTTGTATCTCAAATAAATATGCTTTCACTCTGACCAGGGACTCTGAGCAGGAAATTGCTAAAGGAATATACTTTAAGGTTGCTGACACTCCTGTTAGTTTACTCAGGTTCTATTCATTTAAACAGATTACAGATCTAGGAGCCTACGAGATCAGAGGACAGGTTGCATCTGGTGCCAATGATCAAAATTGGGATGCAAGAAATTTTGCAGGATTCTACTACGACTTCGATAATAATGTTGCTACAGAATCCCTGAGTGTTTCTAATATAAGCGGAAACGTTATCGGAAAGAATGGTCTAGTCTACAATACCTCTGTTACAGAAACTGCCTACCAATACGAAAATGCGTATAATGTGTATAGTAATTGGGGCACGTATAATGTTATCTGCCTCTTTGGGGAACAATATGTCCCGCTAAAGCCCACTGATGCTAGCAAGCTCTTTAAGCTCATTCTTGACAGCAATAACAGGTATACTCTCAAGACCGGCGATGTGCTTTACCTCGGTGCAGGCTATACTCTTGAAGTTAAGCAGATCGATGTTGACGGTGAGAAAATATGGCTCGAATTCGATAAAGATGGACAATATGTGGATGATAGAGTTGTCTCAGTTATGGGCGACTACAACATCTTGGAAATCAAACTTGACAATATCCAGGGTGAAAACGATGTTACTGTCCTGAAAGTCCATTTCAAGAGGCTCTTCCAAGATACAGTTAACAATATTGCTGAAATCGATGGCCTTTGGCTCATTGACTACGCAAACATTTTGAATATTGAACCTGGCAATGAATTCGGTGAACTCAATAACATTAAAATTAACGGTAATACCCTTACCATCTCTAATGATAATGATTTCACTCTAACTAGGGGTTCTGATGTGGAAATTACTGAGGGATTTTATTTCAAAGTTGCTAACTCATCAGCCGCCGAGCTCAGGTATTATCCATTTATTAAGAAGATTGTCTTGGAGAATAGCAGTAAAGTAACTCCCGTAACTGATTTTTGCACAAATGTCACTAGCGGTTATGCTCCTCTTTCTGTGCAGTTTACAGACCATTCGCAAAATGCGATAGCATGGGACTGGAACTTTGGAGATGGAAGTCTCTCAATCGAACATAATCCCGTACACACCTTTACTGCAGATGGAACCTATACTGTCAACTTGGTAGCAAGCAACGAAAATGGAACTGCTTCAAAAACGGCTACAATTACTGTATGGAAGGAGAGTTTCAGCAGAAGTAGCAGTGGTGGAAGTGGTGGTGGAAGAGTTTCTCCCGAGCCTGTAAAGAATGTGAAAGCAAAGGAACTCTCCCAAGTGTTTATTACAAATGGAAATCCTGTAAAGTTTGATTTCACAAAGAATGCAACTTCTATTGTATATTTGAGCTTTAATTCAAAGAAAACTGTCGGTAAGACAACAGCCTTTATTGAAATGCTGAAAAATAAGTCTACTCTTACCCCGGATGCACCTGCAGGTGAGGTCTATAACTTCCTCAATATATGGGTTGGAAATAGTGGATATGCAACCTCAAATTATATCGAAAATGCGACTGTATGTTTCAAGGTTGAAAAATCTTGGATGTGGGATAAAGGTATTGATCAGTCTTCAATAGTCCTGAACAGGTACAATGACACGAAATGGAATAAACTTCCAACCACTCTGCTACGGGAAGATGACAATCATTTGTACTTCATAGCAGAAACTCAAGGATTTTCACCGTTTGCAATAACGGGTAAGACGACACCAAAGAAAATCGACACTGAAATAAAGTCTCAAACTGAAGACATTAAAGAAAATACCGCAAGTGCAGTTTCAGATATCGAACAGAAACCTGTGGACGAAGAAAACACAAGCATTTTTGGAACTGCCCATGCTCCTGGATTTGAAATGATCTACGGAGTTGCTGGACTGCTTGCTGTGTTTCTGCATAAAAGAAAATAA
- a CDS encoding 7-carboxy-7-deazaguanine synthase QueE translates to MSSSKIESAQIREVFCSVQGEGPYVGTRQAFVRFSGCNLKCNYCDTNFENPGTCDYERFEGSGVFEKVPNPVSIEKLESMLQPFRKLHSVSLTGGEPLLHADFIEKLDLSVPLYLESNMTLPEQARKLRENIAYVSGDFKLPEAVRDICPETREVHMENTIECFKLLRKSNSRDCFCKIVIGRDTNPDTVTMAAEAISPYVSCIVLQPETPLGSAVRTPRFTQASVQTILKLQKTLLELADTRIIPQTHRMWGCL, encoded by the coding sequence ATGTCCTCCTCAAAAATAGAGTCCGCTCAAATAAGAGAGGTCTTCTGTTCCGTGCAGGGAGAAGGTCCCTACGTTGGCACAAGGCAGGCTTTTGTCCGATTTTCAGGCTGTAACCTCAAATGTAATTACTGTGATACGAATTTCGAAAACCCAGGAACCTGTGACTACGAAAGATTTGAAGGAAGTGGGGTTTTTGAAAAGGTTCCAAACCCTGTAAGTATTGAAAAGCTGGAATCAATGCTGCAGCCTTTCAGAAAGCTTCATTCCGTATCCCTGACAGGAGGAGAACCTCTCCTGCACGCTGATTTCATAGAGAAACTGGACCTTTCCGTGCCCCTGTACCTGGAATCCAATATGACCCTGCCTGAGCAGGCAAGGAAATTGCGCGAGAATATCGCATATGTTTCGGGAGATTTTAAACTCCCAGAGGCTGTTCGGGACATCTGCCCTGAAACCAGGGAAGTACATATGGAAAATACGATCGAATGCTTCAAGCTCCTGAGAAAAAGTAATTCAAGAGACTGCTTTTGTAAGATTGTAATAGGCAGGGACACAAACCCGGATACCGTAACTATGGCTGCAGAAGCAATTTCACCCTATGTATCCTGTATAGTTCTTCAGCCCGAAACGCCTCTTGGCAGTGCGGTAAGGACTCCGAGATTTACGCAGGCGTCCGTACAGACCATTCTAAAGCTGCAGAAAACCCTGCTCGAACTGGCTGATACACGAATTATTCCGCAGACCCACAGGATGTGGGGTTGCCTGTAA
- a CDS encoding metallophosphoesterase — MIGIVSDSHDNLAAIRKAVEFFNRKQVKAVLHAGDIISPFMVRAFKELKPKLYFVFGNNDGDRVTLTKRFEEIGAISCGDFGDLTIDGLHIALLHGTDESLVKALARSGDFDVVVRGHTHDPGVRILEGTPIINPGECSGVLTGKCTIAVLEIANLNVEITELELD, encoded by the coding sequence TTGATAGGAATTGTTTCGGATTCGCACGATAACCTGGCAGCTATTCGGAAGGCTGTGGAGTTCTTTAATAGAAAACAGGTAAAAGCAGTGCTCCATGCAGGAGATATTATCTCTCCTTTCATGGTAAGGGCGTTTAAAGAACTAAAGCCAAAACTGTATTTTGTCTTCGGGAACAACGATGGGGACAGAGTAACCCTCACAAAAAGGTTTGAAGAAATAGGTGCTATTTCTTGTGGAGATTTTGGAGACCTGACAATTGACGGGCTGCATATTGCCCTCCTGCACGGGACAGATGAGTCACTGGTCAAAGCCCTTGCAAGGTCAGGGGATTTTGATGTTGTAGTCAGGGGCCATACTCATGACCCTGGTGTCCGGATCCTCGAAGGCACCCCTATTATAAATCCGGGGGAATGCTCGGGGGTACTTACCGGAAAGTGCACAATTGCGGTTCTTGAGATTGCAAACCTGAATGTTGAAATTACAGAACTTGAGCTTGACTGA
- a CDS encoding metallophosphoesterase family protein, whose translation MKILLIADIHANFEALQTVFDVPHDRAICLGDIVDYGPDPDKCIEFLQKRSIPTIRGNHDNAVAFKVDCQCGYKYKHLSIATREYTWEVLNELHMEYLKKLPLLIREEIDGKKLYFTHASPRSMFEYIKPETPDEEIKSMIDEATEPVEAEFLVVGHSHIPMNRKFSDLTIINPGSVGQPRDGDIRAGCAVFDTGNGEVEQLRLNYDIDAVCKKIEEQMPHAEELTGILRRGY comes from the coding sequence ATGAAAATACTGCTGATAGCTGATATCCACGCAAACTTTGAAGCCCTCCAGACAGTTTTTGATGTTCCTCATGACCGGGCGATCTGCCTGGGAGATATAGTGGACTACGGGCCTGACCCGGACAAATGCATCGAGTTCCTGCAAAAAAGGAGCATTCCAACCATTAGAGGCAACCATGACAATGCCGTTGCTTTTAAGGTGGACTGCCAGTGCGGATACAAGTATAAACATCTCTCGATTGCAACGCGAGAATACACATGGGAAGTCCTCAATGAACTGCATATGGAATACCTGAAGAAACTCCCGCTCCTGATAAGAGAGGAAATCGACGGGAAAAAGCTTTATTTTACCCATGCAAGTCCACGCTCCATGTTCGAATATATAAAACCGGAAACCCCGGATGAAGAAATCAAGAGCATGATAGATGAGGCAACAGAGCCCGTGGAAGCTGAGTTTCTCGTAGTCGGGCACTCTCACATTCCCATGAACAGGAAATTCAGTGACCTTACAATTATAAATCCGGGCTCCGTAGGGCAGCCAAGAGATGGGGACATCCGGGCAGGCTGTGCGGTTTTCGATACTGGAAATGGGGAAGTCGAGCAGTTACGTCTGAATTATGATATTGATGCAGTCTGCAAAAAGATCGAAGAACAGATGCCTCACGCAGAGGAATTGACAGGTATTCTAAGAAGAGGTTATTGA
- the queD gene encoding 6-carboxytetrahydropterin synthase QueD translates to MVNMRLGVIDYIDSAHYLPGHGKCGRVHGHTYKIEVVVEGEVRENGMVIDFYDLKKGIKDTLQEYDHILLNDILEFPSSEYLCQHIHSRLLDRFGFPLLVRVWEGEGKWCEMDNFSD, encoded by the coding sequence ATGGTTAACATGAGATTGGGAGTTATTGATTATATTGATAGTGCACATTACCTTCCGGGGCACGGGAAGTGCGGAAGAGTACATGGCCATACATATAAAATCGAAGTGGTAGTAGAAGGAGAGGTCAGGGAAAATGGAATGGTAATCGATTTCTATGACCTGAAAAAAGGCATCAAGGATACTCTTCAGGAGTATGACCATATTCTATTAAATGATATCCTGGAATTCCCCAGTTCCGAGTACCTGTGCCAGCATATTCATTCCCGCCTTCTTGATAGATTCGGTTTTCCTCTTCTGGTAAGAGTCTGGGAAGGGGAAGGCAAATGGTGCGAAATGGACAATTTTTCAGATTGA
- the nifB gene encoding nitrogenase cofactor biosynthesis protein NifB, whose amino-acid sequence MPEKNQYLDNTNNIPATGEELLRKIAEHPCYDKKAQHKYGRIHLAVAPKCNIQCNFCVREFDCVNESRPGVTSKVLSPQEALEKTRQIVADYPFIKVVGIAGPGDPLANDATFETFELIKKEFPDLTLCMSTNGLLLPEKLQDLLRVGVSTLTVTVNAIDPEIQAKIVDHVVYHGKVYRGVEGAEIQVKNQLEGIKAAVDAGMVVKVNTVLVPGINDKHVIEIARKLNELGVYIMNVMPLISQGAFADIEPPTAEERKAVQEACEPYVMQMRHCRQCRADAYGLLAQDMSQMSEERRKIIKIQSKEDMEKAKEVLKKNGKEES is encoded by the coding sequence TTGCCAGAAAAAAACCAATATTTAGACAACACCAATAACATCCCTGCAACTGGAGAGGAGCTCCTTAGAAAGATTGCCGAGCATCCCTGCTATGATAAGAAAGCTCAACACAAGTACGGAAGAATTCACCTGGCTGTAGCTCCCAAGTGCAATATCCAGTGCAACTTCTGTGTCCGCGAATTTGACTGCGTAAACGAGAGTCGGCCCGGGGTTACAAGTAAGGTCCTGAGTCCGCAGGAAGCTCTTGAGAAGACAAGACAGATTGTGGCAGATTATCCGTTCATTAAAGTTGTCGGGATTGCAGGCCCGGGTGACCCTCTAGCTAATGATGCGACCTTTGAAACCTTTGAACTGATTAAAAAAGAATTTCCGGATCTCACACTCTGCATGAGTACAAACGGGCTCTTGCTTCCCGAAAAGCTGCAGGATCTCCTGCGAGTGGGAGTTTCCACGCTAACTGTGACAGTAAACGCTATCGACCCCGAAATTCAGGCAAAAATAGTGGACCATGTAGTATATCACGGGAAGGTCTACAGGGGAGTAGAAGGTGCTGAGATTCAGGTCAAAAACCAGCTTGAGGGCATTAAGGCTGCTGTTGATGCAGGTATGGTTGTTAAGGTCAACACTGTGCTTGTCCCGGGCATCAATGACAAGCATGTAATCGAGATTGCCAGAAAACTCAATGAACTCGGGGTTTATATCATGAACGTCATGCCCCTGATCAGCCAGGGAGCCTTTGCAGACATAGAGCCTCCAACAGCAGAAGAAAGAAAAGCTGTCCAGGAAGCCTGCGAACCTTATGTTATGCAGATGCGCCACTGCAGGCAGTGCAGGGCTGATGCCTACGGTCTCCTTGCTCAGGACATGTCACAGATGAGCGAAGAACGCAGAAAGATTATAAAAATCCAGTCAAAGGAAGACATGGAAAAAGCAAAAGAAGTTCTGAAGAAGAACGGAAAAGAAGAATCCTGA